One genomic segment of Bradyrhizobium prioriisuperbiae includes these proteins:
- a CDS encoding sensor histidine kinase, whose protein sequence is MVARSRFGIVNLVRAVPIRWRILSIAALNSAVVLVLAGLIWSGAKVLDSAWDDVRQVRKSDKVLALLESETGRLQNLIHRYINQPSPDLFAEILLLREAVLGTLKSRASTDPMLSGSVEELERVTESFLDGFGELRSVQATIAKTYEQQVLTPAKDIAGLYSIIEGATGRREALIWPALGKSREAFTAMLVAANAYYLSLASESAEEARRNTETIERTIPVMTDLAENDLQRIALQRLKQRTTALRDGLGKLAEQFASRTALLRNSIDASQAETIAAIDGLSVKMRQREQLAQEKFDRTLADISRKVLSISLFFLAVIIVAGIVIALSIRLPLQQIMTSMQAITSGDLDRKVQGTHAVDEVGAMARSVEVFRENAIAKRTAEDELRASKEKAENALAELSAAQQNLIDAERLAALGGLVAGVAHEVNNPIGISLTVASSFARRTEMFANDLNGSAPLRRSQLDEFIRLSRDAAQQLVGNLQRAGELIQSFKQVAVDRSHAEQREFELREATDQIVASLRPVLKKAPITVAVDVPDDLFLNSYPGSYGQVLTNLFLNAATHAFPDGRAGTISISAAPHGTGDIELVFADDGVGMTSEVQRQAFDPFFTTRRSEGGTGLGLHIVYNLVIQQLGGRMRLESRPGLGTTFRIIIPRNALRGSGSTSNATERGTTQWPTRTMSSI, encoded by the coding sequence CTGGTCGCGCGCAGCCGCTTTGGCATCGTCAACCTGGTGCGTGCGGTACCGATCCGCTGGCGCATCCTCTCGATCGCGGCGCTGAACTCGGCCGTTGTCCTGGTGCTGGCCGGCCTGATCTGGAGCGGCGCCAAGGTGCTGGATTCGGCATGGGACGACGTGCGGCAAGTGCGCAAGTCGGACAAGGTGCTGGCGCTGCTGGAAAGCGAAACCGGGCGCCTGCAGAACCTGATCCATCGCTACATCAACCAGCCGAGTCCGGATCTGTTCGCGGAAATCCTGCTGCTGCGGGAAGCGGTGCTGGGAACGCTGAAGAGCCGCGCTTCCACCGACCCGATGCTGTCGGGATCGGTCGAGGAGCTCGAGCGGGTCACCGAATCGTTCCTCGACGGGTTCGGCGAGCTGCGTTCGGTGCAGGCGACCATCGCCAAGACCTATGAGCAGCAGGTGCTAACGCCGGCCAAGGACATTGCCGGACTCTACTCGATCATCGAAGGCGCCACCGGCCGGCGCGAGGCGCTGATCTGGCCGGCGCTTGGCAAATCGCGCGAAGCCTTCACCGCGATGCTGGTGGCGGCGAACGCCTATTATCTTTCACTTGCCAGTGAATCCGCTGAAGAGGCCCGCCGCAACACCGAGACCATTGAGCGCACCATTCCGGTCATGACGGATCTGGCCGAGAACGACCTGCAGCGCATCGCCCTGCAACGACTGAAGCAGCGCACCACGGCGCTGCGCGACGGCCTCGGCAAGCTCGCCGAGCAATTCGCATCACGCACAGCCCTGCTGCGCAACTCGATCGACGCCAGCCAGGCTGAAACCATCGCAGCCATCGACGGGCTGTCGGTGAAGATGCGGCAGCGCGAACAGCTCGCGCAAGAAAAATTCGACCGGACGCTGGCCGACATCTCGCGCAAGGTGCTGTCGATCTCGTTGTTCTTCCTCGCCGTCATCATTGTCGCCGGCATCGTGATCGCGCTAAGCATCCGCCTGCCGCTGCAGCAGATCATGACATCGATGCAGGCGATCACGTCCGGCGATCTCGACCGCAAGGTTCAGGGCACGCATGCCGTGGACGAAGTCGGCGCCATGGCCCGGTCGGTCGAGGTCTTCCGCGAAAATGCCATCGCCAAACGCACCGCCGAGGACGAACTGCGCGCGTCCAAGGAAAAAGCCGAGAACGCGCTTGCCGAGCTGAGCGCGGCCCAGCAGAACCTGATCGACGCGGAGCGGCTGGCCGCGCTGGGCGGCCTGGTCGCAGGTGTCGCCCATGAGGTCAACAATCCGATCGGCATCAGCCTCACGGTGGCATCGAGCTTTGCCCGGCGCACCGAAATGTTCGCCAACGATCTGAATGGGAGCGCACCGCTGCGGCGCTCGCAGCTCGACGAATTCATTCGCCTGTCGCGCGATGCCGCCCAGCAATTGGTCGGCAACCTGCAGCGCGCCGGTGAACTGATCCAGTCTTTCAAGCAGGTCGCTGTCGACCGATCCCATGCCGAGCAGCGAGAATTCGAATTGCGCGAAGCCACTGACCAGATCGTCGCCAGCCTCAGGCCGGTGCTGAAGAAGGCCCCGATCACGGTGGCCGTCGACGTGCCGGACGACCTGTTTCTCAACAGCTATCCTGGCTCCTACGGGCAGGTTCTGACCAATCTGTTCCTCAACGCCGCCACCCACGCGTTTCCCGACGGACGCGCCGGCACGATCAGCATCAGTGCGGCGCCGCATGGCACCGGCGATATCGAGCTGGTGTTCGCCGATGACGGCGTCGGCATGACGTCCGAGGTGCAGCGGCAGGCGTTCGATCCGTTCTTCACTACCCGCCGCAGCGAAGGCGGCACCGGGCTCGGCCTGCATATCGTCTACAATCTGGTCATCCAGCAGCTCGGCGGACGCATGAGACTGGAGTCACGGCCGGGACTGGGCACAACATTTCGCATTATCATCCCGAGAAACGCCCTGCGCGGCTCGGGATCCACCAGCAACGCAACAGAACGCGGAACAACGCAATGGCCGACCAGGACGATGTCCTCCATTTGA
- the exbB gene encoding tonB-system energizer ExbB yields MSPDTAHAATANALLPRDLSPWGMFMNADMVVKAVMVGLALASLVTWTVWLVKSWELARATRLAKRRLAILESDTTLAEAAGETSGGEDAVAQIIQSASRELSLSDHVYDDGLKERTALRLERVESAMARRINRGTGVLATIGATAPFVGLFGTVWGIMNSFIGISEANTTNLAVVAPGIAEALLATAMGLIAAIPAVVIYNHLARATTAYRALLGDASAQVLLLISRDQSRRLPHIARAAE; encoded by the coding sequence ATGTCGCCAGACACCGCACATGCGGCCACGGCCAACGCGCTATTGCCGCGCGACCTGTCACCCTGGGGCATGTTCATGAATGCCGACATGGTGGTGAAGGCCGTCATGGTTGGCCTCGCTCTTGCGTCACTGGTCACCTGGACGGTGTGGCTGGTGAAAAGCTGGGAATTGGCGCGCGCGACACGGCTGGCGAAACGGCGACTTGCGATCCTGGAGAGCGATACGACCCTCGCCGAGGCCGCGGGCGAGACCAGCGGCGGTGAAGACGCGGTCGCTCAAATTATCCAGTCGGCCTCGCGTGAACTGTCGCTCTCGGACCATGTGTATGATGACGGGCTGAAGGAACGCACGGCGCTGCGACTGGAACGGGTCGAGAGCGCAATGGCCCGGCGAATTAATCGCGGCACCGGCGTGCTTGCCACCATCGGCGCCACCGCGCCGTTCGTCGGCCTGTTCGGCACCGTATGGGGCATCATGAACTCCTTCATCGGCATCTCGGAGGCCAACACCACCAACCTCGCGGTGGTCGCGCCCGGCATCGCCGAAGCGCTGCTGGCGACCGCGATGGGCCTGATCGCCGCGATTCCGGCGGTGGTGATCTACAATCACCTGGCTCGTGCCACGACGGCGTACCGGGCGCTGCTCGGCGACGCCTCGGCGCAGGTGCTGCTGCTGATCAGCCGCGACCAGAGCCGGCGTCTGCCGCATATCGCGCGCGCCGCGGAGTAA
- a CDS encoding TonB family protein produces the protein MTMLALYQEPERHELRRWSLGALIIMALHVGALIGATYWYRSLPPPGTTIPSILVDLSPVSTAPQTQVEDPNRAPGPQIEQTEAATPPPPEPQVEETIAPTPPQQNPVVAAPPEEKPKPITEPAKPTPVKEKVKKPVEKRAVPTATAPPRVERTAPVLQSAVSGASAARAAASYGAQLSAHLQRFKRPAGAATGSVVLFITVGRNGQLLGSRLARSSGNPAIDTEALSLARRAQPLPAFPPEMKENSKSFNVPYKFSPG, from the coding sequence ATGACCATGCTTGCGCTCTATCAGGAGCCGGAGCGGCACGAGTTGCGGCGCTGGTCACTCGGCGCGCTGATCATCATGGCCCTTCATGTCGGCGCGCTGATTGGCGCCACCTATTGGTACCGAAGCCTGCCACCGCCCGGCACCACGATCCCCTCGATCCTGGTCGACCTGTCGCCCGTATCAACGGCACCGCAAACCCAGGTCGAGGATCCAAATCGGGCCCCAGGTCCTCAAATCGAACAGACGGAGGCCGCCACTCCACCGCCGCCTGAACCGCAGGTGGAGGAGACCATCGCCCCGACCCCACCACAGCAAAATCCGGTGGTGGCTGCGCCACCCGAAGAAAAGCCGAAGCCGATCACCGAGCCGGCCAAGCCGACCCCGGTCAAGGAGAAGGTTAAAAAGCCTGTCGAAAAGCGAGCCGTGCCGACAGCCACTGCGCCGCCGCGTGTCGAGCGGACCGCGCCGGTTCTGCAGTCCGCGGTGTCCGGCGCTTCCGCGGCCCGGGCCGCGGCCTCCTACGGCGCGCAACTGTCAGCGCATCTGCAACGCTTCAAGCGCCCCGCCGGTGCAGCGACCGGATCGGTCGTGCTGTTTATTACGGTTGGACGCAACGGCCAGTTGCTCGGCAGCCGTCTTGCGCGATCATCGGGCAATCCCGCAATCGACACTGAAGCGTTATCCTTGGCACGCCGGGCCCAGCCTCTTCCTGCATTCCCCCCCGAGATGAAGGAGAATTCGAAGAGTTTCAACGTGCCCTACAAGTTTTCGCCGGGCTGA
- a CDS encoding ABC transporter permease, with amino-acid sequence MSTVAPTTDLSSTPQASRFGATFQHARYILSENPVTAFAFGLLVLILIAAVFGPWLVPYDPLASNTAVALKPPSVAHWFGTDQLGRDILSRVVVATRLDVFIAVASVVLVFLMGGLAGVAAGYFGGWTDRIVGRIADTIMAFPLFVLAMGIVAALGNTVQNIIIATAIVNFPLYARVARAEANIRREAGFVQAARLSGNGEFRILLGHILPNIMPIMIVQMSLTMGYAILNAAGLSFIGLGVRPPTAEWGIMVAEGAAFMVSGEWWIALFPGLALMIAVFCFNLLGDGLRDIFDPQRRT; translated from the coding sequence ATGAGCACAGTCGCGCCCACAACGGATCTCTCGTCCACGCCGCAGGCCTCGCGGTTCGGAGCCACATTTCAGCACGCGCGTTACATCCTCAGCGAAAACCCGGTGACGGCGTTCGCGTTCGGGCTGCTGGTGCTGATCCTGATTGCCGCCGTGTTCGGGCCCTGGCTTGTCCCCTACGATCCGCTGGCCAGCAACACGGCCGTGGCACTGAAGCCGCCGTCGGTGGCGCACTGGTTCGGCACCGATCAGCTCGGACGCGATATTCTCAGCCGCGTTGTGGTGGCCACCCGGCTCGACGTGTTCATTGCTGTCGCCTCGGTGGTGCTGGTGTTCCTGATGGGCGGGCTTGCCGGTGTCGCCGCCGGTTATTTCGGTGGCTGGACCGATCGCATCGTCGGCCGGATCGCCGATACCATCATGGCGTTTCCGCTGTTCGTGCTGGCAATGGGGATTGTCGCCGCGCTCGGCAACACCGTGCAGAACATCATCATCGCCACAGCCATTGTGAATTTTCCGCTCTATGCGCGGGTGGCCCGCGCCGAGGCCAATATACGCCGCGAGGCCGGTTTCGTGCAGGCGGCGCGGCTGTCGGGAAATGGTGAATTCCGCATCCTGCTCGGTCACATCCTGCCCAACATCATGCCGATCATGATCGTGCAGATGTCGCTGACCATGGGGTACGCCATCCTCAATGCCGCGGGGCTTTCGTTCATCGGTCTCGGCGTGCGCCCGCCTACCGCTGAGTGGGGCATCATGGTGGCGGAAGGCGCCGCTTTCATGGTGTCGGGGGAATGGTGGATTGCGCTGTTCCCAGGCCTCGCGCTGATGATCGCGGTGTTCTGCTTCAATCTGCTCGGCGACGGCCTGCGCGATATCTTCGATCCGCAGCGGAGGACATGA
- the exbD gene encoding TonB system transport protein ExbD — protein sequence MGARLGGRRAADDELVETHEINVTPFIDVILVLLIIFMVAAPLATVDIGVDLPASTAEQQPRPDKPVFLTVKPDATIAVGENVIARDGLAATLDTATGGKKDERIFLRADKTVSYGDLMEVMNLLRDSGYLKIALVGLEARDGAR from the coding sequence ATGGGCGCAAGGCTCGGTGGCCGACGTGCGGCGGATGACGAACTGGTCGAAACCCACGAGATCAACGTCACGCCGTTCATCGACGTCATTCTCGTCCTTTTGATCATTTTCATGGTGGCGGCGCCGCTCGCGACCGTCGACATCGGCGTCGATCTGCCGGCGTCCACCGCCGAGCAGCAGCCGCGGCCGGACAAGCCGGTGTTCCTGACCGTGAAGCCGGACGCGACCATCGCCGTTGGAGAGAATGTGATTGCACGCGACGGGCTCGCGGCCACGCTGGACACTGCCACGGGAGGCAAGAAGGACGAGCGGATCTTTCTGCGCGCCGACAAGACCGTGAGCTATGGCGACCTGATGGAGGTGATGAACCTGCTGCGGGACTCCGGCTACCTGAAGATCGCGCTGGTCGGCCTCGAGGCGCGGGACGGCGCGCGATGA
- a CDS encoding ABC transporter permease — MLGLIGKRLMFAIPSLIGVVIVTFLLTRALPGDPAAYFAGPSAGKEAVEQIRKKLGLDKPLIQQFFNYTADLARGDFGTSLTTGQPVATELRNRLPASAELTLIGLVLAVVIAIPLGILAATKPGSWIDHLCRVTTTAGVSLPVFFTGLLLVYVFYFKLGWSPAPLGRLDVFATAPANVTGFYLIDSLFARDFEAFRSAFNQLILPAATLAIFSLAPIARMTRASMLAVLASDFVRTARASGLSPGTVIVTYAFRNAMLPVITTLSMVFSFLLGANVLVEKVFAWPGIGSYAVEALIASDFAPVQGFVLTMAVMYVLLNLIIDILYGVIDPRVRMEG, encoded by the coding sequence ATGCTCGGCTTGATCGGCAAGCGCCTGATGTTCGCGATCCCGAGCCTCATCGGGGTCGTGATCGTGACGTTCCTGTTGACCCGCGCATTGCCCGGCGATCCCGCCGCCTACTTCGCCGGCCCTTCAGCGGGCAAGGAGGCCGTCGAGCAGATCCGCAAGAAGCTGGGACTCGACAAGCCGCTGATCCAGCAATTCTTCAACTATACGGCGGATCTCGCGCGTGGTGATTTCGGCACCTCGCTGACCACGGGACAGCCGGTCGCCACTGAACTGCGCAATCGGTTACCGGCCTCGGCCGAACTGACGCTGATCGGACTGGTGCTCGCAGTGGTCATTGCTATTCCGCTCGGCATCCTGGCGGCGACGAAGCCGGGATCGTGGATCGATCATCTGTGTCGGGTCACCACCACGGCGGGTGTGTCGTTGCCGGTGTTCTTCACCGGCCTCCTGCTCGTTTACGTGTTCTATTTCAAGCTGGGATGGTCGCCGGCGCCACTGGGACGGCTGGATGTGTTCGCCACCGCCCCGGCAAACGTGACCGGCTTCTATCTGATCGACAGCCTGTTTGCCCGTGATTTTGAAGCCTTCCGTTCCGCGTTCAATCAGCTGATTCTCCCAGCCGCCACGCTGGCGATCTTTTCGCTGGCGCCGATCGCGCGCATGACCAGAGCCTCAATGCTGGCGGTGCTGGCGTCGGACTTCGTCCGCACCGCGCGCGCCAGCGGCCTGTCGCCCGGCACCGTGATCGTCACTTATGCCTTCCGCAATGCCATGCTGCCGGTGATCACCACGCTCAGCATGGTGTTCTCGTTCCTGCTCGGCGCCAATGTTCTGGTCGAAAAAGTATTCGCATGGCCGGGCATCGGCTCCTACGCGGTCGAGGCGCTGATCGCGTCCGATTTCGCACCGGTGCAGGGCTTCGTGCTCACCATGGCGGTGATGTATGTGCTGCTCAATCTCATCATCGACATTCTCTACGGTGTGATCGATCCACGGGTACGGATGGAAGGGTGA
- a CDS encoding ABC transporter substrate-binding protein encodes MKRRDFLKLSGLAAGAMVPAPAIWSAAKADARSETLLVVSESGPNNLDIHGVGTNVPGYEVSWNCYDRLIGHEMKSGPGGVPYYDRDKFKPELAEDMNVGDMSVTFKLKKKATFHDGAPVTAKDVKWSLDRAVSVGGFPTFQMSAGSLTKPEQFVVVDDNTVRVDFATKDRLTIPDLAVIVPCVVNSELVKKSATEKDPWGLEYTKQQTAGSGAYKVTKWTAGTEVVMERNDAWVGGPLPKIKRVIWRMVPQAGNRRALLERGDADISYELPYRDFAELKQAGKLDIVSLPFSNGIQYIGMNVTKPPFDNPKVRQAVAYAIPYQKIMDAVLFGLANPMFGAAGAKPTDVSWPQPTKYDTDINKAKALLAEAGYPNGFETTLSFDLGFAVVNEPLCVLVQESLAQIGIKTTLNKIPGANWRTELNKKEMPLYTNVFSGWLDYPEYFFYWCYHGNNSVFNTMSYKSPEMDKLIDGARRAAAVGDTAAYDADVKGFVDLAFNDVPRIPLYQPYVNVAMQKNISGYQYWFHRRLDYRALVKA; translated from the coding sequence ATGAAGCGTCGCGATTTCCTCAAACTGTCCGGGCTCGCGGCGGGTGCCATGGTGCCGGCGCCCGCGATCTGGTCCGCTGCCAAGGCGGATGCGCGCTCCGAAACACTCCTGGTCGTATCCGAGAGCGGACCGAACAATCTGGACATCCATGGCGTCGGCACCAACGTGCCCGGCTACGAGGTGTCGTGGAACTGCTACGACCGCCTGATCGGCCACGAGATGAAAAGCGGCCCCGGCGGGGTGCCCTATTACGACCGCGACAAGTTCAAGCCCGAACTCGCCGAAGACATGAACGTCGGCGACATGTCCGTGACCTTCAAGCTGAAGAAAAAGGCGACCTTCCACGACGGCGCGCCGGTGACTGCGAAGGACGTGAAATGGTCGCTCGACCGCGCCGTCAGTGTCGGCGGGTTTCCGACTTTTCAGATGAGTGCGGGCTCGCTGACCAAGCCTGAGCAGTTTGTCGTCGTCGACGACAACACGGTGCGGGTCGACTTTGCCACGAAAGATCGGCTGACGATTCCCGACCTCGCCGTCATCGTGCCCTGTGTGGTCAATTCCGAACTGGTGAAGAAGAGCGCGACCGAAAAGGACCCCTGGGGGCTCGAATACACCAAGCAGCAGACCGCGGGCTCCGGCGCCTACAAGGTGACCAAATGGACCGCCGGCACCGAAGTGGTGATGGAGCGCAATGACGCCTGGGTCGGTGGTCCCCTTCCCAAGATCAAGCGCGTGATCTGGCGCATGGTGCCGCAGGCCGGCAACCGCCGCGCGTTGCTGGAACGCGGCGACGCCGACATCTCCTACGAGCTGCCGTATCGCGACTTCGCCGAGTTGAAGCAAGCCGGCAAGCTCGACATCGTGTCGCTGCCGTTCAGCAATGGCATCCAGTATATCGGCATGAATGTTACCAAGCCGCCGTTCGACAATCCCAAGGTCCGTCAGGCAGTGGCCTACGCCATTCCTTATCAGAAGATCATGGACGCGGTGCTGTTCGGGCTCGCCAATCCGATGTTCGGTGCGGCAGGCGCCAAGCCGACCGATGTGTCATGGCCGCAGCCGACGAAATACGACACCGATATCAACAAGGCCAAGGCGTTGCTGGCAGAGGCCGGTTATCCGAACGGCTTCGAGACCACGTTGTCATTCGATCTCGGTTTCGCGGTAGTCAATGAGCCACTCTGTGTGCTGGTGCAGGAAAGCCTGGCGCAGATCGGCATCAAGACCACGCTCAACAAGATTCCCGGAGCCAACTGGCGCACCGAACTGAACAAGAAGGAGATGCCGCTCTACACCAACGTGTTCTCGGGCTGGCTCGATTACCCCGAATACTTCTTCTACTGGTGCTACCACGGCAACAATTCCGTCTTCAACACCATGAGTTACAAGTCGCCGGAGATGGACAAGCTGATCGACGGCGCGCGCAGGGCCGCGGCCGTTGGCGACACCGCAGCCTACGACGCCGACGTCAAGGGTTTCGTCGATCTCGCCTTCAACGATGTCCCGCGCATTCCGCTCTATCAGCCCTATGTCAACGTCGCGATGCAAAAAAACATCTCCGGCTATCAATACTGGTTCCACCGCCGGCTCGATTATCGCGCGCTGGTAAAGGCGTAA
- a CDS encoding TRAP transporter substrate-binding protein translates to MPLFRRSLPGTIAAFALTAAWTALAGQAVAREFRAADTQAEDYPTVQALRYMGKLVAERSHGEYMIRVFHSNQLGEEKETIEQTRVGAIDLNRTNVAPIGSFVPSVNVLALPFLFRSNDHLNKVLDGPIGKEILASFEPYGFVGLAFFDSGARSVYNSVRPIRSLADMKGLRIRVQQSPLMVSMIKALGAEPVELPYGQVRTGLATKLIDGAENNWPSYVTTDHYKYAGNYTLTEHTMSPEVLVMSKKAWDSLPPTGQAMFREAAQEASLFMRKKWKELEDSSRQQAEAAGISIITEFDRKPFEAAMADVHKQALLDPVMSDLLKRIRDVH, encoded by the coding sequence TTGCCGCTGTTTCGTCGATCCCTCCCCGGCACCATCGCGGCTTTTGCGCTGACTGCGGCATGGACGGCGTTGGCCGGGCAGGCGGTTGCGCGAGAATTCCGCGCCGCGGACACCCAGGCCGAGGATTATCCAACGGTCCAGGCACTGCGCTACATGGGCAAGCTGGTGGCCGAGCGCAGCCACGGCGAATACATGATCCGGGTGTTTCATTCCAACCAACTCGGCGAGGAAAAAGAGACCATCGAGCAGACACGAGTCGGCGCCATTGATCTGAACCGCACCAATGTGGCGCCGATCGGCAGTTTCGTGCCCTCCGTCAACGTGCTGGCGCTGCCGTTTCTGTTCCGCTCCAATGACCACCTCAACAAGGTGCTCGACGGGCCGATCGGCAAGGAGATCCTGGCCAGTTTTGAGCCCTATGGATTCGTCGGTCTGGCGTTCTTCGATTCCGGGGCGCGGTCGGTCTACAACAGTGTCCGCCCGATCCGCAGCCTGGCCGACATGAAAGGCTTGCGGATTCGCGTGCAGCAATCGCCGCTGATGGTCAGCATGATCAAGGCGCTCGGCGCCGAACCGGTCGAACTGCCTTATGGCCAGGTGCGCACCGGGCTTGCCACCAAACTGATTGACGGCGCGGAGAACAACTGGCCCTCCTACGTCACCACGGATCACTATAAGTACGCCGGCAATTATACGCTGACCGAGCACACCATGAGCCCCGAAGTGCTGGTGATGTCGAAGAAGGCGTGGGACAGCCTGCCCCCGACAGGCCAGGCCATGTTCCGCGAGGCCGCGCAGGAAGCGAGCCTGTTCATGCGCAAGAAATGGAAGGAGCTTGAGGACAGTTCGCGGCAGCAGGCCGAGGCGGCCGGCATTTCGATCATCACCGAATTCGACCGCAAGCCGTTCGAAGCGGCAATGGCCGACGTGCACAAGCAGGCACTGCTCGATCCGGTGATGAGCGACCTCCTCAAGCGGATTCGCGATGTTCATTGA
- the ugpB gene encoding sn-glycerol-3-phosphate ABC transporter substrate-binding protein UgpB — translation MRTGCNWRSRLVAAALLLPLLSAPVRAATDIVWWHAMQGELGRQLDKLADDFNRSQAQYRIVPVYKGNYTETVTAAIFAFRSRTQPAIVQVNEIATATMMAAKGATYPVFELMRDEAEAFFPMAYLPAVAGYYTDLDGNMLSFPFNASTPILYYNKTLFRAAGLDPEVPPKTWPELGAAAQRLRAAGAPCGFTTHWPSWINVENFSALHNVPIATKANGMGGIDAVLTFNNLLMVRHIAQLAAWQKTKVFDYSGRATTAEPRFQRGECGIFLGSSATRADIRANSKFEVGYGMLPYWPDVPGAPQNSIIGGATLWVLKDRPRDEYKGVARFFAYLSRPEVQAAWHQNTGYMPITRAAYDLTRNQGFYDRNPGMAIAIEQITLRPPTENSKGLRLGSFVLIRDAIEEELEQAFSGKKTAQEALDAAVERGNKLLRQFERANP, via the coding sequence ATGAGGACGGGGTGCAACTGGCGATCGAGGCTTGTGGCGGCCGCCCTGCTGCTGCCGCTGCTGTCCGCCCCGGTCCGCGCCGCGACCGATATCGTCTGGTGGCACGCCATGCAGGGCGAGCTTGGCCGGCAGCTGGACAAGCTCGCCGACGACTTTAACCGCTCGCAGGCTCAATACCGGATCGTCCCGGTCTACAAGGGCAACTACACCGAGACCGTCACCGCGGCGATTTTCGCCTTCCGCTCGCGAACGCAGCCGGCCATCGTCCAGGTCAACGAGATCGCCACCGCGACCATGATGGCGGCAAAAGGCGCGACCTATCCGGTGTTCGAACTGATGCGGGACGAGGCCGAGGCGTTCTTTCCGATGGCCTATCTGCCTGCCGTGGCCGGCTATTACACGGATCTCGACGGCAACATGCTGTCGTTTCCGTTCAATGCCTCGACGCCAATCCTTTATTACAACAAGACTCTGTTTCGCGCGGCGGGGCTCGATCCGGAGGTGCCGCCAAAGACCTGGCCGGAGCTCGGGGCTGCGGCGCAGCGCCTGCGTGCCGCCGGTGCTCCCTGCGGGTTCACCACCCACTGGCCGTCCTGGATCAATGTCGAGAATTTTTCGGCACTGCATAACGTGCCGATCGCAACCAAGGCGAATGGCATGGGTGGCATCGATGCCGTGCTCACCTTCAACAACCTGTTGATGGTTCGCCACATCGCACAGCTCGCCGCGTGGCAAAAGACCAAGGTCTTCGACTATAGCGGCCGGGCCACCACCGCCGAGCCACGCTTCCAGCGCGGCGAGTGCGGGATCTTCCTGGGATCCTCGGCCACCCGAGCCGACATCCGGGCCAATTCGAAGTTCGAGGTTGGCTACGGCATGCTGCCCTACTGGCCCGATGTGCCAGGTGCGCCGCAGAATTCCATCATCGGCGGCGCCACGCTGTGGGTGCTGAAGGATCGCCCGCGCGACGAATACAAGGGCGTTGCACGCTTCTTCGCCTATCTGTCGCGTCCGGAAGTGCAGGCGGCCTGGCACCAGAATACGGGCTATATGCCGATCACCCGTGCCGCCTACGACCTGACGCGCAATCAAGGCTTCTATGACCGCAATCCCGGCATGGCGATCGCCATCGAGCAGATCACGCTGAGGCCGCCGACGGAAAACTCCAAAGGACTTCGTCTGGGCTCGTTCGTCCTGATCCGCGATGCGATCGAGGAAGAGCTGGAGCAGGCGTTCTCCGGCAAAAAGACCGCGCAGGAGGCGCTCGATGCGGCGGTGGAGCGCGGCAACAAGCTGTTGCGGCAGTTCGAGCGGGCGAATCCTTGA